In a single window of the Candidatus Eisenbacteria bacterium genome:
- a CDS encoding peptidoglycan DD-metalloendopeptidase family protein gives MRRGRNGMGGSGGAVGRARLLLLLALIPASLGAEENREREYVWPLAYRGCLTSSFAEYRQGHFHAGIDLSTNGKTGYKVRAVADGEVYRIRTSPYGYGKSIYLAFPDGRIAVYAHLSDFAPHLREMVEREQERIGRYEVEIRLPAGSAPVSAGEVIGYSGQTGIGAPHLHFELRDGENVPLNPVLHGFPISDEEPPVIRSVLLSPLENDARVEGSIRPLPLDMVWSDTEGCYRTERVVRVEGPVGVMISCDDGQSGCSRRKLGVYSFDLRVDDELTYRSRFDSFTYDVASLVGIEFDLGMIERGGGRFHRLYSTAPNLLPFTLIDRTHTGVIVGAGRNEYGDGVVLAEGLHHLEASVGDANGNYSRAVIAVVVGGPPEIRRASFAGDDEVTVFVEGSPSRIGDFVVSRSLNGGRHWESRPATYAAGKDAWVTEGFTRLQEERKPLLYRIELSTVEGVQRRPYFVFRNYEGLPTPEPAMTLDIEYHAGTALLNLGVDRVFPYEVEARVIRDGKSPLRPPMVQAGPNHYEGILPLDQLDSEPAWVEVTLSGRDGMEWSTLKEIRTMRVSAARGGEVTDKSGRASIRFDRSGLVRDTHFRIEEEEGPPLERGLSYASPVYRFEPADALLRGDAVISIKPSAGADAGKRVALYRLDTHGRWQFVTRRVDPAAPTVDVSTHSLSRYALIRDEAVPAIFGVYPADGATVRTLRPRLQAKVTDVGAGFESEDLQIHLDGKRMIAEWDPEREILTYSLRAPLRPGSHKMIVYAVDRAGNSAKSESVFYVSGEAGR, from the coding sequence ATGCGTAGGGGAAGGAATGGAATGGGCGGATCGGGCGGCGCGGTCGGCCGGGCGCGTCTCCTCCTGCTTCTGGCGCTGATTCCCGCCTCCCTAGGCGCCGAGGAGAACCGCGAGAGGGAATACGTCTGGCCCCTCGCCTACCGCGGCTGCCTCACCTCCTCCTTCGCCGAGTACCGGCAGGGACATTTCCACGCCGGCATCGATCTCTCCACCAACGGGAAGACCGGATACAAGGTGCGGGCCGTCGCCGACGGCGAGGTGTACCGGATCCGCACCTCTCCCTACGGGTACGGCAAGTCGATATACCTCGCCTTTCCCGACGGCCGTATCGCGGTGTATGCGCACCTCTCCGACTTCGCCCCGCACCTGCGGGAGATGGTGGAGAGGGAGCAGGAGAGGATCGGTCGATACGAGGTCGAAATCCGTCTCCCCGCCGGGTCGGCGCCGGTCAGCGCCGGGGAAGTGATCGGTTACAGCGGGCAGACGGGGATCGGCGCCCCCCATCTTCATTTCGAGCTGAGGGACGGCGAGAACGTCCCGCTGAATCCGGTGCTCCACGGGTTCCCGATCAGCGACGAGGAGCCCCCCGTCATCCGATCAGTGCTTCTCTCTCCTCTCGAGAACGACGCACGCGTGGAGGGTTCGATCCGGCCGCTTCCGCTCGACATGGTTTGGTCCGACACGGAAGGATGCTACCGGACCGAGAGGGTCGTCCGGGTCGAGGGGCCCGTCGGCGTGATGATCAGCTGCGATGACGGACAGAGCGGTTGTTCGCGCCGGAAGCTCGGCGTCTACAGCTTCGACCTCCGCGTGGACGACGAACTCACCTACCGCTCCCGTTTCGACAGCTTCACCTACGACGTGGCCTCCCTGGTCGGCATCGAGTTCGATTTGGGGATGATCGAGCGGGGAGGCGGCCGTTTTCACAGGCTTTACTCGACGGCGCCCAACCTGCTCCCCTTCACGCTGATCGACCGGACCCACACGGGTGTGATCGTCGGCGCCGGCCGTAACGAATACGGCGACGGCGTCGTCCTCGCCGAGGGGCTCCACCACCTGGAGGCGTCCGTGGGGGACGCCAACGGCAACTACTCCCGCGCCGTGATCGCCGTGGTGGTGGGCGGGCCGCCGGAGATCCGCCGCGCCAGTTTCGCCGGCGACGACGAGGTGACCGTTTTCGTGGAGGGATCGCCGTCGCGGATCGGCGACTTCGTCGTTTCCCGTTCTCTGAACGGCGGGCGGCACTGGGAGAGCCGCCCCGCGACCTACGCGGCCGGCAAGGACGCCTGGGTGACGGAGGGCTTTACCCGCCTGCAGGAGGAGAGGAAACCGCTCCTCTACCGGATCGAGCTTTCCACGGTGGAGGGCGTGCAGCGCCGCCCGTATTTCGTCTTCCGCAACTACGAGGGGCTCCCGACGCCGGAGCCGGCGATGACCCTCGACATCGAGTACCACGCCGGCACGGCCCTCCTCAATCTCGGGGTGGATCGCGTCTTCCCCTACGAGGTGGAGGCACGGGTGATCCGCGACGGGAAGAGCCCCCTCCGCCCGCCGATGGTGCAGGCCGGGCCGAATCACTACGAAGGGATCCTTCCCCTCGACCAGCTCGATTCCGAGCCGGCTTGGGTGGAGGTGACCCTCTCGGGACGCGACGGGATGGAGTGGTCCACCCTGAAGGAGATCCGCACGATGCGGGTGTCCGCCGCCCGGGGAGGAGAGGTGACCGACAAGAGCGGCCGCGCCTCGATCCGCTTCGACCGGAGCGGGCTGGTGCGCGACACGCATTTCCGGATCGAAGAGGAGGAAGGACCGCCCCTGGAGCGGGGGCTCTCCTACGCCAGCCCCGTCTACCGCTTCGAGCCGGCCGACGCGCTTCTGCGCGGCGACGCGGTCATCTCGATCAAACCCTCCGCCGGCGCCGACGCGGGGAAGCGGGTCGCGCTCTACCGGCTCGATACGCACGGTCGCTGGCAGTTCGTCACCCGTCGTGTCGATCCGGCCGCGCCCACCGTCGACGTCTCCACTCATTCCCTCTCCCGGTACGCGCTGATCCGGGACGAAGCGGTCCCCGCCATCTTCGGCGTCTATCCGGCCGACGGCGCGACGGTGCGTACCCTCCGCCCCCGCCTGCAGGCGAAGGTGACCGACGTGGGCGCCGGCTTCGAGAGCGAAGACCTGCAGATTCACCTGGACGGAAAACGGATGATCGCCGAGTGGGATCCGGAGAGGGAGATCCTCACCTACTCGCTCCGCGCGCCGCTCCGTCCCGGTTCGCACAAGATGATCGTGTACGCCGTCGACCGAGCCGGAAACAGCGCCAAGAGCGAATCCGTCTTCTACGTCTCCGGCGAGGCGGGTCGATGA
- the def gene encoding peptide deformylase codes for MNLPIRWYGDPVLRRKAEEVDPSDGRLDGLIRDMIETMHEGDGIGLAAPQVGRSERLIVIDGSAFDGDEPRAFLNPRILESSKGRVLYEEGCLSLPDLRADVERPEAVRVRYRTESGEEVEEEAEGLYARVLQHEIDHLDGVLFVDRLGAARRALLAKRLREIQRKTEMRVLEEPPDGR; via the coding sequence ATGAACCTTCCGATTCGCTGGTATGGAGACCCGGTCCTTCGCCGGAAGGCGGAGGAAGTGGATCCTTCGGACGGACGGCTGGACGGGCTGATCCGCGACATGATCGAGACGATGCACGAGGGGGACGGCATCGGCCTGGCGGCTCCGCAGGTCGGGCGCTCGGAGAGGCTGATCGTCATCGACGGAAGCGCTTTCGACGGCGATGAGCCCCGCGCTTTTCTGAACCCGAGAATCCTCGAGTCGTCGAAGGGCCGCGTGCTATACGAAGAGGGTTGCCTCTCGCTACCCGACCTCCGTGCGGACGTGGAGCGTCCCGAGGCGGTGCGGGTCCGCTACCGCACCGAGAGCGGGGAGGAGGTGGAGGAGGAGGCGGAGGGTCTCTACGCCCGCGTCCTCCAGCACGAGATCGACCACCTCGACGGTGTGCTCTTCGTCGACCGCCTCGGCGCGGCGCGGCGCGCCCTTCTCGCCAAACGCCTCCGCGAGATCCAGAGAAAAACGGAGATGCGCGTGCTGGAGGAGCCGCCGGACGGGCGGTGA
- a CDS encoding peptidyl-prolyl cis-trans isomerase yields MLKQMRENTKIVLWIVIAAFVGLIFAVWGMDLQSPQKGAQSGVIGKVNGRKLSARLYQQVFTEEMNAFRGESDIPVLPAVSRLLEERAWDRLVNQAILDERLEKENYQVSDEEIVYAIRTNPPEFLRRADAFLTDGRFDYQKYREAIDDPTMDWRGLEQYFREQLPMEHLRARVAAAARVTEGELRDLYVRSSETVDFSFVAFLPGEYEDREPKIDDGALRAWYDEHKSEYRMPERAELAYVALEVVPTESDREFLRRRMEEVLERHREGTPFEDLARYYSEGPTAKQGGDIGSFSRGQMTPELEEQAFGLEVGGVSDVIPGEAGYQIVQLVERTGSGRNEEVHLRQIFLNLEAGGETLESIRTTAQALYDEAKDTGIAEAASKRDLPVERTGLFQEGTVVPGIGVFQAGNVFAFMGEPGDVSEPLFHDETYYVLELARRDSSRVPDFEEARDLVVQSVKRNERLKIAREEASRYAGDPGRGATLETIARRAGREVREASLISRAGSVPGVGADLKLILAAFAGPAGETIGPVDTESGSFYLKQKEIHPVDEERYQAERPMLLHSLLAQRQEAVFNDWLAKQREQAKVEDFRPKEESDQG; encoded by the coding sequence ATGCTTAAACAGATGCGGGAGAACACGAAGATCGTTCTCTGGATCGTGATCGCCGCCTTCGTCGGCCTGATCTTCGCCGTCTGGGGAATGGACCTGCAATCCCCCCAGAAGGGCGCGCAATCCGGAGTGATCGGCAAGGTGAACGGTCGCAAGCTTTCGGCCCGGCTCTACCAGCAGGTCTTCACCGAGGAGATGAACGCCTTCCGCGGGGAGAGCGACATCCCGGTGTTGCCGGCCGTGTCCCGCCTCCTGGAGGAGAGGGCCTGGGATCGCCTCGTGAACCAGGCGATTCTCGACGAGCGCCTGGAGAAAGAGAACTACCAGGTCTCCGACGAGGAAATCGTGTACGCGATCCGCACAAACCCGCCCGAGTTCCTGAGGCGGGCGGACGCTTTCCTCACCGACGGGCGCTTCGACTACCAGAAATACCGCGAAGCCATCGACGATCCGACCATGGACTGGCGCGGGCTGGAGCAATATTTCCGGGAACAGCTGCCGATGGAACACCTGCGAGCCCGCGTCGCCGCGGCGGCGCGGGTCACCGAAGGCGAGCTTCGGGATCTTTATGTGCGAAGCAGCGAAACGGTCGACTTCTCCTTCGTCGCCTTCCTCCCCGGGGAGTACGAGGACCGGGAACCGAAGATCGACGACGGCGCGCTCCGGGCCTGGTACGACGAACACAAGAGCGAATACCGCATGCCGGAGCGGGCGGAACTCGCCTATGTCGCGCTGGAAGTCGTTCCCACCGAGTCGGACCGCGAGTTTCTCCGGCGCCGGATGGAGGAGGTCCTGGAACGCCACCGGGAGGGAACGCCCTTCGAGGACCTGGCGCGCTACTACTCCGAGGGACCCACGGCGAAACAGGGGGGAGACATCGGCTCCTTTTCCCGCGGGCAGATGACGCCGGAACTCGAGGAGCAGGCCTTCGGTCTCGAGGTGGGCGGCGTGAGCGACGTGATCCCCGGCGAGGCGGGGTATCAGATCGTCCAGCTGGTGGAACGGACCGGCTCGGGCCGGAACGAGGAGGTTCACCTGCGGCAGATCTTCCTGAACCTCGAGGCGGGAGGCGAGACGCTGGAGTCGATCCGCACCACCGCGCAGGCGCTCTATGATGAAGCGAAGGATACCGGCATCGCCGAGGCCGCCTCCAAACGGGATCTCCCGGTGGAAAGGACCGGCCTCTTCCAGGAGGGGACCGTCGTCCCCGGCATCGGCGTCTTCCAGGCGGGGAACGTGTTCGCCTTCATGGGCGAGCCGGGCGACGTGAGCGAGCCCCTCTTCCATGACGAGACCTATTACGTGCTCGAACTCGCCCGGCGCGATTCCTCGCGAGTCCCCGACTTCGAGGAGGCGAGGGACCTGGTGGTCCAGTCCGTGAAACGAAACGAGCGACTCAAGATCGCCCGGGAGGAAGCGTCCCGCTACGCCGGCGATCCTGGCCGCGGCGCCACTTTGGAGACCATCGCGCGGCGCGCCGGGCGGGAGGTGCGCGAGGCGAGCCTGATCTCCCGCGCCGGCTCCGTTCCCGGCGTGGGCGCGGACCTCAAACTGATCCTCGCCGCCTTCGCCGGACCGGCGGGGGAAACGATCGGCCCGGTCGACACCGAGTCGGGCAGTTTCTATCTGAAGCAAAAAGAAATCCACCCCGTGGACGAGGAACGGTACCAGGCGGAGCGGCCGATGCTCCTCCACTCGCTGCTGGCGCAGCGCCAGGAAGCCGTCTTCAACGACTGGCTGGCGAAGCAGCGCGAGCAGGCGAAGGTGGAGGACTTTCGACCGAAGGAGGAGTCGGACCAGGGCTAG
- a CDS encoding methyltransferase domain-containing protein, which produces MSAPVIDLPEGSYEAFARVYDAAGFDRFALSLAGRVEEMIRRTGARRLVDLACGTGSLLIRLAPRVLFAAGLDRSPAMIARARAKGAARTAVGSMERAPFRPRLDLALCLYDSLNYCAGEEDLRRALGGIRRAVRPGGCLLFDLNTEEAYRAVWGGGDAFRARTPEGNLVIRSSYDRFAGIARAEVDVDTRDGGKRSILRSVHRQYFHPEGRVEEALRRAGWEEEARETIDPFPGGDASLPGGKTLWTARAAAPPEGEREEA; this is translated from the coding sequence ATGAGCGCGCCGGTGATCGATCTCCCGGAAGGCTCCTACGAGGCTTTCGCCCGGGTCTACGACGCCGCCGGTTTCGACCGCTTCGCCCTCTCCCTCGCCGGCCGCGTCGAAGAGATGATTCGCCGTACGGGCGCGCGCCGCCTCGTCGATCTCGCCTGCGGCACGGGGAGCCTCCTCATCCGCCTCGCCCCGCGGGTCCTCTTCGCCGCCGGCCTCGACCGCTCCCCCGCCATGATCGCCCGCGCCCGCGCCAAGGGAGCGGCGCGGACGGCGGTCGGTTCCATGGAGCGCGCTCCCTTCCGCCCGCGCCTCGACCTGGCGCTCTGCCTCTACGACAGCCTGAACTACTGCGCCGGGGAGGAGGATCTGCGGCGCGCTCTCGGTGGGATCCGCCGCGCGGTCCGCCCCGGCGGGTGTCTCCTCTTCGACCTGAACACCGAAGAGGCCTACCGCGCCGTGTGGGGGGGAGGCGATGCTTTCCGCGCGCGGACGCCTGAAGGGAATCTGGTGATCCGCTCTTCCTATGACCGTTTTGCCGGCATCGCCCGCGCGGAGGTGGACGTGGATACGCGGGATGGGGGAAAGAGGTCGATTCTCCGTTCGGTTCATCGACAGTATTTCCATCCCGAGGGGCGCGTGGAAGAAGCGCTCCGCCGGGCGGGATGGGAGGAGGAAGCGCGCGAGACGATCGATCCCTTCCCGGGGGGCGACGCGAGCCTTCCCGGCGGCAAGACGCTCTGGACGGCGCGCGCCGCCGCGCCGCCGGAGGGGGAAAGGGAAGAGGCGTGA
- the dnaE gene encoding DNA polymerase III subunit alpha, giving the protein MTGAPPFVHLHNHSDLSLLDGALRVEDLVRRAVEEGMPAVALTDHGNMFAAIRFYEEGLRAGVKPIIGSEMYLTLGSRFDRKSARAGGDRTYHMVLLAENEIGFRNLIKLSTASYLEGFYYKPRIDMELLRERSEGLIALTACMRGPVTVPVIAGDMERAEERARMLLDIFGPDRLFLEVQNHGIEEERIALEGLRKLGRKMGLGLVATNDCHYLTPDHADSHDILLCIGTGKDLNDPNRLRYTTSRNHFASAEEMARLFPDDPEALANTVRIADRIDLAIDLETPHLPEAPIPEGFADADAYLAHLVREAIPKRYPGADGGIEERVTYELDVIRKVGYAGYFIIVRDFIRAARERGIPVGPGRGSAAGSIVAYLLRITDVDPMRFSLLFERFLNPERVSFPDIDIDFCYNRRGEVIEYVIEKYGERSVAQIITFGTMAARAVIRDVGRVLQVPYAEVDKIAKQVPADVGMTLARAEERVPELKEIADGEGSYADLWRHARNLEGFARHASTHAAGVLIAPGDITDYVPLYRASTGDTTTQWDMKACEKVGLLKMDFLGLRTLTVLHDAVALIRETSGVDVDLSALPLDDPDTFRLLSAGETVGVFQLESSGMRDLLVRLQPGGFDDIIAVNALFRPGPLGSGMVEDFIERRHGRKKIRYLDPCLEPILKDTYGVILYQEQVMQIANCMGGFTYGEADILRRAMGKKKKEEMAEQRAVFVDRAVGKGFARAKAEKMFDLMAFFAGYGFNKSHSTAYALLSYHTAWLKAHYPREFLAATLTSEMSDTDRVVTLIGELNRLGIPLLPPDVNHSGAVFTCEGEGVRFGLAAVKNVGRSAVESVLLAREEHGPFHSLFHLCEQLDLHLFNKRTLESLIQAGALDRFSPNRAALLAAAETALERANRIRVDRDRGQTLLFDGAGDGAAIPEPPLPDAPPWARRDTLEREKAVLGFYVSGHPLADFADELRFTNTDSAGLERLADGDRVALAGMVLGSRRILDRKGEPMAFVQVEDFKGTTEVVLFSRAFKPAEPLLGEGEPLLFRGTISARRDEAPKLLVEDVTRLAEARVRFARLLRIRAPLDRLGEDSLAEMRSLFEAHPGPCPVQILVDTGEGDVEIRSRRFRVEPAKELVERLRRTVGKEAVQLVGDAAG; this is encoded by the coding sequence ATGACCGGAGCGCCCCCTTTCGTCCATCTCCACAATCACAGCGATCTCAGCCTGCTGGACGGCGCGCTGCGCGTCGAGGACCTGGTGCGCCGCGCCGTCGAGGAGGGGATGCCGGCGGTGGCGCTCACCGACCACGGCAACATGTTCGCGGCGATCCGTTTCTACGAAGAGGGATTGCGCGCGGGGGTGAAGCCGATCATCGGCTCGGAAATGTACCTCACCCTCGGGAGCCGTTTCGACCGGAAGAGCGCCCGCGCCGGCGGCGACCGCACCTACCACATGGTCCTTCTTGCCGAGAACGAGATCGGTTTTCGAAACCTGATCAAGCTCTCCACCGCTTCCTACCTGGAGGGTTTCTACTACAAGCCGCGGATCGATATGGAGCTGCTCCGGGAGAGGAGCGAGGGTCTGATCGCCCTCACCGCCTGCATGAGGGGACCGGTCACGGTGCCGGTGATCGCCGGCGACATGGAGAGGGCGGAGGAGAGGGCGCGCATGCTCCTCGACATCTTCGGGCCGGACCGTCTCTTTCTCGAGGTGCAAAACCACGGGATCGAAGAGGAGAGGATCGCCCTGGAGGGGCTTCGGAAACTGGGCCGGAAGATGGGGCTGGGGCTGGTGGCGACCAACGACTGCCACTATCTGACTCCGGATCACGCCGATTCGCATGACATCCTCCTCTGCATCGGCACCGGCAAGGACCTGAACGATCCGAACCGTCTTCGCTATACGACGAGCCGGAATCACTTCGCCTCCGCCGAGGAGATGGCGCGCCTCTTCCCCGACGACCCGGAGGCGCTCGCGAACACGGTCCGGATCGCGGACCGGATCGACCTCGCCATCGACCTGGAGACCCCCCACCTCCCCGAAGCGCCGATCCCGGAGGGTTTCGCGGACGCCGACGCCTACCTCGCCCATCTGGTCCGCGAGGCGATTCCGAAGCGCTACCCCGGCGCGGACGGAGGGATCGAAGAACGAGTCACATACGAGCTGGACGTGATCCGCAAGGTGGGCTACGCGGGGTACTTCATCATCGTCCGCGACTTCATCCGAGCGGCGCGGGAGAGGGGGATCCCGGTCGGGCCGGGCCGGGGCTCCGCGGCGGGGAGCATCGTCGCGTACCTCCTGCGGATCACCGACGTGGACCCGATGCGCTTCTCCCTTCTCTTCGAGCGCTTCCTCAACCCGGAGCGGGTCAGCTTCCCCGACATCGATATCGACTTCTGCTACAACCGCCGCGGCGAGGTGATCGAATACGTGATCGAGAAGTACGGCGAGAGGAGCGTCGCCCAGATCATCACCTTCGGCACGATGGCCGCCCGGGCGGTGATCCGGGACGTGGGCCGGGTGCTGCAGGTTCCCTACGCCGAGGTGGACAAGATCGCCAAACAGGTGCCGGCGGACGTGGGCATGACCCTCGCCCGAGCCGAGGAGCGCGTGCCGGAGTTGAAGGAGATCGCCGACGGCGAGGGAAGCTACGCCGATCTGTGGCGCCACGCCCGCAACCTGGAGGGTTTCGCCCGTCACGCCTCGACCCACGCGGCGGGTGTGCTGATCGCGCCCGGCGACATCACCGATTACGTCCCCCTCTATCGAGCGAGCACAGGCGACACCACGACGCAGTGGGACATGAAGGCGTGCGAGAAGGTGGGCCTCCTCAAGATGGACTTTCTCGGGCTCCGCACGCTGACCGTTCTGCACGACGCGGTCGCCCTGATTCGGGAGACGAGCGGCGTGGACGTGGACCTCTCCGCGCTGCCGCTCGACGACCCCGACACATTCCGGCTCCTCTCGGCGGGAGAGACGGTGGGCGTCTTCCAGCTCGAGTCCTCCGGAATGCGGGATCTCCTGGTCCGCCTCCAGCCGGGAGGCTTCGACGACATCATCGCCGTGAACGCCCTCTTCCGCCCCGGCCCGCTCGGCAGCGGCATGGTGGAGGACTTCATCGAACGGCGTCACGGCCGCAAGAAGATCCGTTACCTCGACCCCTGCCTGGAGCCGATCTTGAAGGACACCTACGGGGTGATCCTCTACCAGGAGCAGGTGATGCAGATCGCCAACTGCATGGGCGGTTTCACCTACGGAGAGGCGGACATCCTCCGCCGGGCGATGGGGAAGAAGAAGAAGGAGGAGATGGCGGAGCAGCGCGCCGTCTTCGTGGATCGCGCCGTCGGGAAGGGATTCGCGCGGGCGAAGGCGGAGAAGATGTTCGACCTGATGGCCTTTTTCGCCGGTTATGGGTTCAACAAGTCCCACTCCACCGCCTACGCGCTCCTCTCCTATCACACCGCCTGGTTGAAGGCGCACTACCCGAGGGAGTTCCTCGCCGCCACCCTCACCAGCGAGATGAGCGACACGGACCGGGTGGTGACGCTGATCGGCGAGCTGAACCGCCTCGGCATCCCTCTGCTGCCGCCGGACGTGAACCACTCCGGAGCGGTCTTTACGTGCGAGGGGGAAGGCGTGCGCTTCGGCCTCGCGGCGGTGAAGAACGTGGGGCGCTCGGCGGTGGAATCGGTTCTCCTCGCCCGAGAGGAGCACGGCCCCTTCCACAGCCTCTTCCATCTTTGCGAACAGCTCGACCTTCATCTCTTCAATAAAAGAACGCTCGAGTCGCTGATCCAGGCGGGGGCGCTCGACCGCTTCTCGCCGAACCGCGCCGCTCTTCTCGCCGCCGCGGAGACGGCGCTGGAACGGGCGAACCGGATACGGGTCGACCGGGACCGCGGCCAAACCCTCCTCTTCGACGGCGCCGGCGACGGCGCGGCGATCCCCGAGCCGCCCCTCCCCGACGCGCCCCCCTGGGCCCGCCGGGACACGCTGGAGAGGGAGAAGGCGGTGCTCGGTTTCTACGTGAGCGGCCACCCCCTCGCCGATTTCGCCGACGAACTCCGTTTCACCAACACCGATTCCGCCGGCCTGGAGAGGCTCGCCGACGGCGACCGGGTCGCCCTCGCCGGCATGGTGCTCGGCAGCCGCCGGATCCTCGACCGGAAAGGTGAGCCGATGGCTTTCGTGCAGGTGGAGGACTTCAAGGGAACCACCGAAGTGGTGCTCTTCTCCCGCGCGTTCAAGCCGGCGGAGCCCCTCCTGGGAGAAGGGGAGCCTCTCCTTTTCCGGGGGACGATCAGCGCCCGCCGCGACGAGGCTCCCAAGCTCCTCGTGGAGGACGTGACCCGTCTTGCCGAGGCGCGCGTCCGATTCGCCCGCCTTCTCCGCATCCGCGCCCCGCTGGATCGGCTCGGCGAGGACTCGCTCGCCGAGATGCGCTCCCTCTTCGAGGCGCACCCCGGCCCTTGCCCCGTGCAGATCCTGGTGGACACGGGGGAGGGGGACGTGGAGATCCGTTCGCGCCGCTTCCGCGTGGAGCCGGCGAAGGAACTTGTGGAGCGCCTCCGCCGGACCGTGGGAAAAGAAGCGGTTCAGCTGGTGGGCGACGCGGCGGGATGA
- the queG gene encoding tRNA epoxyqueuosine(34) reductase QueG: MTPDEEKARLLAEARRIGFDAAGVAPAELPAVENTRLLRWIAEGRHGTMAWMARLAEARVDPGFLLPGARSMLMVALGYWPGERPAAPADGLVSVYARGRDYHRVMRPMLRRLLVSAEKILPGARGRPFVDSAPVLERAYAERAGLGWRGRSANLIIPGAGSWFFLGGLILDRDLPPDEPAENRCGSCTACVDACPTGAIGNDYQVDGSRCISYLTIEHKGPVAEEKEEGCGGWVFGCDVCQSVCPWNRFARKTGAADLLPRGEIEGLDLDEALRLDEERYERLFEGTAVRRAGWARFREGVLRAARNRERGRGR; this comes from the coding sequence GTGACGCCGGACGAGGAAAAGGCGCGGTTGCTGGCCGAGGCGCGGCGGATCGGCTTCGACGCCGCCGGCGTGGCTCCCGCCGAGCTTCCGGCGGTGGAGAACACAAGGCTTCTCCGGTGGATCGCCGAGGGGCGGCACGGGACGATGGCGTGGATGGCGCGCCTCGCCGAGGCGCGCGTCGACCCCGGCTTTCTCCTCCCCGGGGCCCGCTCGATGCTGATGGTCGCTCTCGGCTACTGGCCGGGGGAGCGGCCGGCCGCCCCGGCGGACGGTCTCGTTTCGGTCTACGCTCGAGGGCGAGACTACCACCGTGTGATGCGCCCGATGCTTCGCCGCCTCCTCGTGTCGGCGGAGAAGATCCTTCCGGGCGCGCGCGGGAGGCCTTTCGTCGATTCGGCGCCCGTCCTGGAGCGCGCCTACGCCGAAAGGGCGGGGCTCGGCTGGCGAGGGCGGAGCGCCAACCTGATCATTCCGGGAGCCGGTTCCTGGTTCTTTCTCGGCGGCCTGATCCTGGACCGGGATCTTCCGCCGGATGAGCCGGCCGAAAACCGGTGCGGGAGCTGCACCGCCTGCGTCGACGCCTGCCCGACCGGCGCCATCGGAAACGATTATCAGGTCGACGGATCGCGCTGTATTTCCTATCTTACAATCGAACATAAGGGCCCCGTGGCCGAAGAGAAGGAGGAAGGGTGCGGCGGATGGGTCTTCGGCTGCGACGTCTGCCAGAGCGTCTGCCCCTGGAACCGTTTCGCCCGCAAGACGGGCGCGGCGGACCTTCTCCCGCGCGGGGAGATCGAAGGGCTCGACCTGGATGAAGCGCTCCGCCTCGATGAGGAGCGTTACGAACGCCTTTTCGAGGGGACGGCGGTGCGGCGCGCCGGATGGGCGCGCTTCCGGGAAGGCGTGCTCCGGGCGGCCCGCAACAGAGAACGGGGAAGAGGACGATGA